Genomic segment of Oncorhynchus tshawytscha isolate Ot180627B linkage group LG28, Otsh_v2.0, whole genome shotgun sequence:
AGCAACAGTTTTGCAGACTTGAATTCATTTGTCGTTGTAGCGTGAGCTAGCAAACAGGTTAGCTGGCCAACTAACTTCCGTTAGCTAGCTAATTGAGTTTATTATGAGAATCTGGCATGTTCGCTTACTCGTGTAAAAGTATTCATGTTTGCGTGTAACGTTAACGTCAGtttgcttgttagctagctaggtatggTATAAATGCTAGTTAGCTAAAACCAGTGCCTGGCcctaatgtgtgttttttttatgcgCTTCCTTCTGTCTATAGTCCGAATAAACACCAATCAACGGCACCGCTGACTGGACTTTCTATTTTATTGACAACGCAAGAGTTACGAAGTACGACCACTTGTCTCTCGCTAAAACATGATTTTGTGTTCAGTGGTTGCTTGACAACGGAAATTAAAGAGACAGTGGGCCATTGCTACATTCTGTCAATGAGATGATTAGAGGAAATTACAACAGCATACGTAGATGGTTTAGTTACAGTCATGCTAGCTACCGTTAcctagctgctactactactgtacgaTAACGTAGCCAGTTAGCTACCAGTAGCGCCCAAATGTTTACAATTCAAGACCTTTCTTGCAAACGTCAACATCATCTCTATTTGAACCATTTCACAGAAACATTGAAGTGTCTGTTTACTAGCTAGATAACGTTATACTGTGTGTACGTTGCTAGTACAGTTGAGCTGTATttatacatttgacattttgtcaCTGTCTTTTTCAGTGAGCCTGTATTATAAATGGAGATGGATGATGAACTTGAGAAATTCATCCAGCAACAGAAGGACAGAGTGGCAGAGGATAAAGCCAGCTTGGAACAGGATCCACCTTACCTTGAAATAAGGGTGTGTTTCAATGCTCCTTTTACTGTGGTGCTAGAATACTGAAAATGTTGGACTTGGACATGAGTGCAATGCATGCTACTTTATGCGTTTGGTGACAGCTGAACAAATTATTGCAATTTTCTGACCTGTGACGTATTTACTGATCAACAGACAAAAGACTACAAGGCCCATGACCCCACATTCACAAATATCCGAACATTTAAGTCAGCCACAGAACAAGGGAAGGGTACAGTATAGATTTGAAGTTATAAACCCAATTTGTAAGCACGTTGTGGTAGATCTAAATCCTGGCTGTTGGGAGGTCTTATTTCATGTATGCCATACTGTTTTTCAGAGGAGAATTGTTGTCTAAGTTTACCTTTGGGTGAAGACTAtgagaggaagaaacagaagTTACAGCAAGAGCTCCGTCTGGACTACAGACGCTACGTGGCTCAGGTAATAATATTACCAATGCCAAAAGTGATATAGTTTTTACTACTTTGTAACCTGTCAGCATCCATGCATGGGCCACAATATTTACTGGAATGTTGTGGATGCAAGGAGTCATCTTCCAAATATTTTTCtaccaaatatatatatttttttacaatcttTGATATGGGCTGATTTGGCCAATTTTGTTCCTTAATTATAGAAAAAACATCTCAATGCTGCAGAACCAGACCCATCCCTTCCCATTGGTGAGAGGAGAGCTGCTAAGGTAACCTAGACAGTTCTGCATATAGCCTATTTTATACCATGCTCAGTCAACTGAAGCCGCTTAGAGAACTTTAGACGTCAGGTCATCTTAAACATGTCTTAAGAGAACGTGCTCAACTCTATCTTCTGCAAGTAAAAAGTGTGCTTGGAACGAAAAGTCGATCATTTTTAAGCTGTCCTTTCCCCCTCATACACACAGGAGCAGCTTGCTTCTCTCAGAGCTCCTCCAGAAATACCTGTTGTCCACTACAGCCCCCGACCCCCGGTGCACCACAAGCAGGCCCCCTCCATGAGAGACGCAGCCACGCTGACAGAAGGAAGGAGGGGACTGCACAGGGGAGGACGCTGCCTAGTGGAGGGCAGGAGGATGGAGGGCCTGTGGCCTGAGGATGAGCTGCTGCTTCCCAGAGAGAGGGCCAGGTTGGTGAGAGTGGACTTTGACTCTGAGGCAGACCTCACAGAGGAAGAGCTGGATCTGATGATGAGAAGGAGACCAAGGCAGACGAggctagagagagaagagaggacgtGGCAAAGAAGACACTACAAAACAGACttaaggtatttaaaaaaaaaacacttcctatgtgattcaaataaaatacttttGGACATAAGGTCAAAACAAATCCATATTTATTGGTCGCGTACCCAGATCTGCAGATTTTATCACctgtgcagcgaaatgcttatgttttctagctccaacagaacagtaatacctagcaatacaaaacaatacaactAATCCAAAAAGtttaaattaattaattcatATCAGAGCAAGCAATGTCAGAGACcagaatatatatacagtaccttcataaagtattcacacactTGACTTTCTTAATTGTGTGGTTACAAAGttggattaaaattgatttaattgtaattttttttgGTCAAAAATCAACACAAAATActtcaatgtcaaagtggaagaaaaattaacTTTTTATTTATTAATAGAAATAAAACATATGTTATTAGATAATTATTCAACCCAGAGTCCATACatcttagaatcacctttggcattgattacagctgagagtctttctgggCAAGTCTCTTAAGTgctttgcaaacctggattgcacaatattttcccctttttaaaattcttcaactctgtcaagttggttgttgattattgctagacagccatagaTCTTCAAgtgatttaaatcaaaactgtaactaggccactaaggaacattcaatgttgtcttggtaagtaactccagtgtataattggccttgtgttttaggttattgtcctgatgaaaatggatttgtctcctagtgtctgttggaaagcagactgaaccaggttttcctctaggacttcgcctgtgcttagctcttttccttttctttttatcCCCCCAAAAACTCCCTTGCCGATAaagagcatacccataacatgatgcagccaccaccatattttaaaATATGAAAGGTTGCACTCAGTGATGTGttctattggatttgccccaaacataatgctttgtattcaggacataaagttaatttctttgccacattttttgcagttttagtgccttattgcaaactagatgcatgttttggaatatttgtattctgtataggcttccttcttttcactctgttatttAGGTCAGTATtgcgtaactacaatgttgttgatccatcctcagttatctcctatcacagccatttaactctgtaactggtttaaaatcaccattggcctcatggtgaaatccctgagtggtttccttcctctccgtcaacCGAGTTAGGAAAAACACacttatctttgtagtgacttggttgtatggatacaccatccaaagtgtaattaagaacTTCACTATGGTCAAAGGGATTTTCAATGTGatatttttaatgtatttttatctaccaataggtgcccatctttgcaaggcattggaaaacctccctggtcgttgtggttgaatctgtgcttgagaTGCACTGTTTGACTGAGGTACCTTACAACTACCTGTATGTGGGGATTACAGCAGTAGTTGTATAGGATGAgacatgactagaatacagtatatagataaaGTGGATAAAaccgtatgtaaacattaaagtgaccagtgttcaatgactatgtacatacagcagcagtctctaaggttcagtgcagggtactgggcggaggccagctagtggtgactgtttaacagtctgatggccttgagatagtagTTGTTCATCAGTcgctcggtcccagctttgatgcacttgtaccgTCTCCACCtcctagatggtagcggggtgaacggggctggggtccttgatgatcttcttggccttcctatgacaccgggtgctgtaaaTGTCCTGGAGGGCTGGAAGTGTGCCCCCGATGATtcgttgggctgaccgcaccaccacCCTCTGGAGGGCCCTGTGGTTGCGGATgttgcaattgccgtaccaggcagtgatacaacacgacaggatgctctcaatggtgcgtCTGTAGATGTTTGTGAGGGTCTTGGGGGCCAAGCCGAacctcttcagcctcctgaggttgaagtggtGATGTGGCACCTTCTACACACTGTGTcaagggaccatttcaggttgtcagtgatgtgcacaccGAGGAACTCCACTGCAGCCCGCCGATGGGGAtgtgctctctgctgtctcctgtagtccacgttaAGCTCctgtttgttgacattgagggagaagttattttcctggcaccactcagccagggctctcatctcctccctgaaggctgtctcgttgttgttgttaATCAGGTCTACCACTATTGTCGTCAACAAACAAATTGTCGtcaacaaacttgatgattgatttggagacgtgcgtggccacgcagtcatgagttaacagggagtacaggagagggctgagcacgctccccttgtggggcccctctgaccccacctggggtcggcccgtcaggaaatcccgGTCCCAGTTGCATAGGgtcggggttcagacccagggtcctgagcttagtgatgagcttggagcgCACTATGgcgttgaaggctgagctgtagtcaatgaaaagcattcttagataggtatttctcttgtccaggtgggataagGCAGTGTTTTGGacgctgtctgggccggcagccatgcaagggttaacacgcttaaatgacCACTGCGAAGGAGAGCAGACAGTTCTCGTGAGCAGCGGGGGCCCGTGTCAGCGGCTCAATGTTTTCCTccaagcgggcgaagaaggtgatTAGCTTGTCTGGGAGTGAGGCGTCAGTGTCTTTCTCGTGGTTAGCTTTCCATTTTATAATTCGTGATTGTCTGGAGCCCCTTCCACGTatatcttgtgtctgagccgctgAATTGCGaatccactttgtccctgtactgtcgATTTGCCTCTTGATTTACGGAGGTCATAGGCAGTCTGTTTGTACACGTCCATGTTCCTAGTCACGGTGCCATTGTCGTGCAATTCTTGTCATGTGTAAGTACAAATATACCGTTTTTTCTTACCTGAACAGCAAACAAAGAAAAAGGCACAAAAATatacaatatgaaaataatattAAAACAAATTACattctatcccctccctccacccattcCCTGTTGGCCCAACTTGTTAATGATGTTACACTTACCTTTAATGGTTTCAGTTTTTAGCTATGTAATTGGTTAACTATTCCTACTGACATGGTATTTGCAGTATGTTTTTATGTCTATGTTTTGAAAAAGTATTGTTCATTGTCTTCCTCTTTTTTGCCCAGGGACATATCAAGGTTCAGGGACAGAGGTGCTGAACTGCCTGACTACACAGAGAGTAGTCAATATGCAGACAGGAAGGAGACTAACGGGTCTGTTGTTCCTGATGAGGATTATTTGGAGGCAAGCCGAGGGACATCCTCTCCAACCCCCAAACCCAAGTACTTCAAGTTGTACTAAATCACTATAACTATAATTTTGATAACTTTAACTTCCAAAGGATTGTGCTAAAACCAATTTGGACAAGTGAACATGGTTGGATTGCCATGTCTCTCTTTTTGTTATGGATTTCATAATGCAGTGGATTTTCTCTATGTAAACAGTAGACAAAATATCAACTTTAATCTggataaaacacattttttggttTCAATTTTAAGGACATTGGATGGAAAAGGAAGATGAAAGGTCTGATGTCACACTGTAGCTGGATCATGGCTTGTTGATTTAGATTCCGCTCGTACAATAAGATCATATTAAATCCCAAGCCGGCCTGAAATCAGACAAACCAATAGTGGACCTTAAGCATTTTGTTACCCTCTGCACTCAAAACTTCACTCACACAAGTCAACCACTCGCTCACTAAACAAACATTGAAGAATACCGAGAGACAATCGTCTGTGAGGTATGATGAGTGTACTGTGAGTGCTGATTGACGTCCTATCTGCCAGGCTGCAGGTACCAGCAGGGATGAGACCCAGTGGAAGATCCAGATCCTCTACCAAGAAGGACGAGGTTGAATTCGTTACCGGGCTTATGATTGGTAAGACCCACTCTGTTCTGAAGTTCATTACTAAGATTAACTGCTGTGGTTTTTTTGGGACGAATTGAATATTTGATGATATTCCTCAAATGTGGTGACATGGCATGTCTGACAGGGGCTGCAGATGCAGCTGCTGCCTtgcagggaaggaaggagaggtacAGGCATGACCTGCAGGAGCAGATAGCTGAACAGCAAAGGAATAAGAAGAGGTGGGTGTCAATATCTGCGTTTGATCCTGCTGTCCAATGAAGAACAAACCCTTACATTTTCCATCTTAGTGAGATGGGCTACATTTTAGCAGCTTTGTAGTCTGAGGTAGATTTGATTATAAGGCTGCCTTTACacaggcaacccaattctgatattttgacaaatcagatcttttgccaataattatTGAAATAGTATGGGCGATGAGAAAAACATTTTAAGGCCAAATGGAAaataatgcaggcactagggacgGGGTTGTGAGCATGCCTGTCTGGGCAGATGAGATGAAGTcattgggcggcagggtagcctagtggttagagcgttggactagtaaccgaaaagttgcaagataaaatccccgagctgacaaggtaaaaaaaatctgtcgttctgcccctgaacaaggcagttaacccactgttcctaggcagtcattgaaaataagattttgttcttaactgacttgcctagttaaaggtaaaataagTTGTTTGTGTGCATCTGTAAGTTGTTGTTCATATATGGAGTAAAATAAGATTCAAaatgatcagaattgggctgcctgtgtaaacgcagcttAAACAAATCTACCTCCGACCACAATGCTGCTAAAATGCGTCTATGTACATCATGTAGCCCATCGCACTAAGATAGACAATAAGGTTTTCAAACACAGATATGGATAACTCATATGAGCTGTGTGTTATGTCCTTTGTCGTATTAGGGAGAAGGATTTAGAGCTCAGAGTTGCTGTGACAGGGACAACTGACCCGGACGAAAAAGCAGATCGGATCAAACAGTTTGGAGCAGTGAATAGTGATGACCATGCCAGAAAGAGAAAAGACAGCTGGTACCCACCAGGCCAAGCTGTGGACCTACCAGGGGATGAGTTGAATGGGAGACCCagtgaggaaaacagagagaggcttCCTCCTGAGCAGCCCTGCGTGGCCTTCCAGTCCCCCCTGCTGGACTACAGCCACACCCTGGGCCTCAACAGTGGAGGCACCTCCCCTTATAGCCAGGCCATTCACAGGAGCAAGGACACTCCcaggtaaaacaaaaaaaagattgTCACATAACGTTACACTGGAAAGGTTCAGTgaaatgttgttttacagggtcagccatagtagtatggcaCCTCTgcagcaaattagggttaagtgccttgctcaaaggcagatCGACAAATGTTTCACCTTGtcaggtattcgaaccagcaacctttcacttactgtcccaacgctcaaaccactaggctacctgccacctaggTTGCTATGACAGTAATCctggtctgcgtcccaaatggcacccgggCTCcagtcaaaagtggtgcactatataggaaaaagggtgccattttgaataGACCAGGTGTGTTTTCAATCTGATTAAATTCACTACATTATTTTTGTCTGACAATTTAACATTGCCGTATGATTTTGAGTTTCAGGATGGCAGGTTTCCTTCCTCATCCACCATCCACATTGGCAGATGCATATAGAAGTCCCTATGATGAGGCCCATCTCTACTATGGTGCAAGGAACCCACTGGACCCAAACCTGGCCTACTGTAAGCACCACCTACCTCCCAGTCTATTatatatcaaattgtatttgtcacatgccgaatacaacagtgaagtacttaactgcattgttggttaagggcttgtaagaaaaataaaaaataaaatatataaaacaaataattaaagagcagcagtaaaataacaaaagcgaggctatatacagggggtaccagtacagagtcaatgtgcgggggcaccggtgtcgaggtaattgagctgtacatgtaggtagagttagtgacgatggatagataataaacagaatagcagcagtgtaaaagagggggggttAATGCAAATAGTGttggtagtcatttgattagatgttcaggagtcttatggcttgggggtagaaactgtttagaagcctcttgaagctagacttggcgctccggtaccgcttgccgtgcggtagcagagagaacagtctatgactagggtggcttgagtctttgacaatttttagggccttcctctgacaccgcctggtatacaggtcctggatggcaggaagctttgctccagtgatgtactgggccgtacgcactagtGCCTTGCGGTTTGAGGCCGAGCAGTTGTGATACCAGGCAATAATACAACCAGTATTgcgctcgatggtgcagctgtagaaccttttgaggatctgaggacccatggcaaatcttttcagtctactgagggggaataggttttgttgtgcccttttcacgactgtcctggtgtgcttggaccatgttagtttgttggtgatgtggacaccaaggaacttgaagctttcaacctgctccactgcagccccgtcgatgagaatgggggcgtgctcggtcctccttttcctgtagttgacaatcatctcctttgtcttgatcatgttgagggagaggttgttgtcctggcaccacacagccaggtcgctgacctcactataggctgtctcgtcgctgttggtgatcagtcctaccactgttgtcatcggaaaacttaacgatggtgttggagtcgtgccttggcatgcagtcatgagtgaacagggagtacaggaggggactgagcacacacccgaggagcccccgtgttgaggatcagcgtggcggatgcaTTGTTACCTTCCCTTTCCACCTGGgggtgacccgtcaggaagtccagaatccagttgcagagggaggtgtttagttccagggtccttagcttttaGTCTATATTAACACATGAAAAGAGTTCCATGTTACAATACACTTACAAAGAAATGAATGGATGTTTGATGGAGTGAAAACAATTTACTATGTCCCAATGTCCATACTAGCATACTATTTAGTATGCATAACCAATGCATCACTTCATACTAAGTGGTGTGCACATTTTGGCATATAATACATGTGTTCTCTGATCCAGCATAATGAGTGTTCTGTGTTTCTATGTTAGATGGTCATATTCCGCTGACAGGAGGGGTGCAGCCCATGTCCTACATCAGCCTTCCTCCTGCAGGGCCTCACCCCAGCCAGATGGGTCAACACAGCCATTACAATGGGAGCAGCAATCCAGAGCCCCCTCCACAGTATGTGTTGTACCAATCTCATCCTTTCTCTTCCCTTCAACACCTAGGCTACATTCTGATTATCTACCgttctcctgaagtgtgcacttgtacACTCCCCCTCATTGATTGAAAAGGAATGGACTGCTGTGAGGAATAtggggaagtgaacaagtgcccACTTCTGGTGAAGGTTAGAGAATCGGGACTCTCTCTTTAACACCTACAATGAGTGTATCCCCTATTCACCAGTTGGGGGCACCTCAAAAGGAACAAACAGAGCTGTTCCCCCTATCGATGGCTAGTGTTCTGTTATGAGACGGTCATGCCCACTGGCCATCTGGACAGACAGGAGTGTTGACTCCCTGAGTCACTGCTGCAGTCTGCACGGGTCTGGTCAGAGTTGTTCCCTCCCTGCTGAGTCACTGCTGCAGTCTGCACTTGTCTGGACAGCTCTGAGCTGTCTCGCTCTCTTGCCTCCTAGTGGCTGTATGAAGATATTTTTCACAGTGATACATTGACATTCATTACGTAAGGCATGAAAAGTGACAAACCACATCAATTGTGTCTCCTGTTTCCCATACCTTTTTGCATAGTATTGAACATTTCAAATTGATCTGCTTTTTATAGTAATGAACAGAAGGAATACATGAGTGAATTAACATTGTCTCTTGTTCAGCAGACCTACCAGTGATACTGCTACCATGGGTTCAGGGATTGGAGTATTCCCTGCAGAGCAGGTCAAGCCATCTAAAGAGAGTGTGTTACGTTACAAGGAGGCACTAAGACAACAGGTACATTGAGAATGTGATTGTGGAAGTCAGCAGAATCTTTCGTCTCCATGCGTTTTGTCACAGAGTGTGCTATTTTGGCAGGGAGACCCCAGGAAAGGGAGGAGTCAGATTTTTTGCCAGGTAACAGATGAGTTGTAGCTTGATATAGAATATTACAAGTGTTATAAAAAGTATTTAACTGAATATGTTTAGACATTCCAACAGCAATATACCATTGCCCTCAGCCTCTTCCATTGCCCTCTGTGACTGGTGATGATTCGTTATGCGTTTTGAATAGACAAATATCTTATTTGGTATTCTGATCAGTGTTCCGTCCTAACCTGACTACAGATCCAGGAGAGACGAGAGCGGCGGAGGctggacagggaggagacagatcGCTACGAGGCCAAGCTGGAGGCAGACATGAAGAACCACGACccctgggggagaggagggggaggagcccCTCTCAGAGACAGCAGGGGCAACCTCATCAGTATGTTCCTGTGGTGGAATTATTGTAATCAAAAGGAGAGACTTAGATTTTTTCAAAACAATCAAACTGTATTATTTAATTAgtgcagtaatggagctggtcggtaaccacccctggaggtgatcactgagaactcaacctgctggtttactgcagtaatggagctggtcggtaaccacccctggaggtgatcactgagaactcaacctgctggtttactgcagtaatggagctggtcggtaaccacccctggaggtgatcactgagaactcaa
This window contains:
- the LOC112226977 gene encoding centrosome and spindle pole-associated protein 1 isoform X5, with amino-acid sequence MEMDDELEKFIQQQKDRVAEDKASLEQDPPYLEIRTKDYKAHDPTFTNIRTFKSATEQGKEENCCLSLPLGEDYERKKQKLQQELRLDYRRYVAQKKHLNAAEPDPSLPIGERRAAKEQLASLRAPPEIPVVHYSPRPPVHHKQAPSMRDAATLTEGRRGLHRGGRCLVEGRRMEGLWPEDELLLPRERARLVRVDFDSEADLTEEELDLMMRRRPRQTRLEREERTWQRRHYKTDLRDISRFRDRGAELPDYTESSQYADRKETNGSVVPDEDYLEASRGTSSPTPKPKLQVPAGMRPSGRSRSSTKKDEVEFVTGLMIGAADAAAALQGRKERYRHDLQEQIAEQQRNKKREKDLELRVAVTGTTDPDEKADRIKQFGAVNSDDHARKRKDSWYPPGQAVDLPGDELNGRPSEENRERLPPEQPCVAFQSPLLDYSHTLGLNSGGTSPYSQAIHRSKDTPSFRMAGFLPHPPSTLADAYRSPYDEAHLYYGARNPLDPNLAYYGHIPLTGGVQPMSYISLPPAGPHPSQMGQHSHYNGSSNPEPPPHRPTSDTATMGSGIGVFPAEQVKPSKESVLRYKEALRQQIQERRERRRLDREETDRYEAKLEADMKNHDPWGRGGGGAPLRDSRGNLITDLHQMHKHNEEAYINPETWQKSARATNAVPREDTRPPSTHRVSGFAQAPSFARGSIFGNLPTPQQLHEQEKYKAYLKQQIEEKRRKEAEERECQRLQEEKEEKRLAEQRERIQREYEEEQDRKKRKEMEQKAKNDELIRLAEERKKEVERTKKEAEEKENSALRKQYEKERWARLQEVPREPSPPIPTLQKRHQAPQYSPRPPSMDSHRITTVPLSERSLSGLQSPPVPARRNQLRAAEDQRGVISELSELRRQLRSEQKRLEGQLLQSEWEELDSPMSDRHRDREQPQVDVFDMARLRLQVPVRRPSSRNTEPNNLHRIHDSLQFRYRDVDSREVEGHGYCEHPSDRDGQSVDIQRQADYREALRRINNSLRRKPAADYFHLSPPQQQNHYLRNAVGDHMRGSLLESDSAFIDPMGEAFPVSPPPVQKPQLSARERRRLAKRADLHNERGSSREPVGHLENYSRQSEASLNTQQHGRERNHHRTKRLLAVSRHGLRRADLSGDEDMSSQVSPRTPHTQGSVDTVATEPWMRPGTSETLKRLMTGQTPYRERLASRESTVQDWEGPSTYHG
- the LOC112226977 gene encoding centrosome and spindle pole-associated protein 1 isoform X6, yielding MEMDDELEKFIQQQKDRVAEDKASLEQDPPYLEIRTKDYKAHDPTFTNIRTFKSATEQGKEENCCLSLPLGEDYERKKQKLQQELRLDYRRYVAQKKHLNAAEPDPSLPIGERRAAKEQLASLRAPPEIPVVHYSPRPPVHHKQAPSMRDAATLTEGRRGLHRGGRCLVEGRRMEGLWPEDELLLPRERARLVRVDFDSEADLTEEELDLMMRRRPRQTRLEREERTWQRRHYKTDLRDISRFRDRGAELPDYTESSQYADRKETNGSVVPDEDYLEASRGTSSPTPKPKLQVPAGMRPSGRSRSSTKKDEVEFVTGLMIGAADAAAALQGRKERYRHDLQEQIAEQQRNKKREKDLELRVAVTGTTDPDEKADRIKQFGAVNSDDHARKRKDSWYPPGQAVDLPGDELNGRPSEENRERLPPEQPCVAFQSPLLDYSHTLGLNSGGTSPYSQAIHRSKDTPSFRMAGFLPHPPSTLADAYRSPYDEAHLYYGARNPLDPNLAYYGHIPLTGGVQPMSYISLPPAGPHPSQMGQHSHYNGSSNPEPPPQPTSDTATMGSGIGVFPAEQVKPSKESVLRYKEALRQQIQERRERRRLDREETDRYEAKLEADMKNHDPWGRGGGGAPLRDSRGNLITDLHQMHKHNEEAYINPETWQKSARATNAVPREDTRPPSTHRVSGFAQAPSFARGSIFGNLPTPQQLHEQEKYKAYLKQQIEEKRRKEAEERECQRLQEEKEEKRLAEQRERIQREYEEEQDRKKRKEMEQKAKNDELIRLAEERKKEVERTKKEAEEKENSALRKQYEKERWARLQEVPREPSPPIPTLQKRHQAPQYSPRPPSMDSHRITTVPLSERSLSGLQSPPVPARRNQLRAAEDQRGVISELSELRRQLRSEQKRLEGQLLQSEWEELDSPMSDRHRDREQPQVDVFDMARLRLQVPVRRPSSRNTEPNNLHRIHDSLQFRYRDVDSREVEGHGYCEHPSDRDGQSVDIQRQADYREALRRINNSLRRKPAADYFHLSPPQQQNHYLRNAVGDHMRGSLLESDSAFIDPMGEAFPVSPPPVQKPQLSARERRRLAKRADLHNERGSSREPVGHLENYSRQSEASLNTQQHGRERNHHRTKRLLAVSRHGLRRADLSGDEDMSSQVSPRTPHTQGSVDTVATEPWMRPGTSETLKRLMTGQTPYRERLASRESTVQDWEGPSTYHG
- the LOC112226977 gene encoding centrosome and spindle pole-associated protein 1 isoform X2, whose product is MEMDDELEKFIQQQKDRVAEDKASLEQDPPYLEIRTKDYKAHDPTFTNIRTFKSATEQGKEENCCLSLPLGEDYERKKQKLQQELRLDYRRYVAQKKHLNAAEPDPSLPIGERRAAKEQLASLRAPPEIPVVHYSPRPPVHHKQAPSMRDAATLTEGRRGLHRGGRCLVEGRRMEGLWPEDELLLPRERARLVRVDFDSEADLTEEELDLMMRRRPRQTRLEREERTWQRRHYKTDLRDISRFRDRGAELPDYTESSQYADRKETNGSVVPDEDYLEASRGTSSPTPKPKLQVPAGMRPSGRSRSSTKKDEVEFVTGLMIGAADAAAALQGRKERYRHDLQEQIAEQQRNKKREKDLELRVAVTGTTDPDEKADRIKQFGAVNSDDHARKRKDSWYPPGQAVDLPGDELNGRPSEENRERLPPEQPCVAFQSPLLDYSHTLGLNSGGTSPYSQAIHRSKDTPSFRMAGFLPHPPSTLADAYRSPYDEAHLYYGARNPLDPNLAYYGHIPLTGGVQPMSYISLPPAGPHPSQMGQHSHYNGSSNPEPPPQPTSDTATMGSGIGVFPAEQVKPSKESVLRYKEALRQQGDPRKGRSQIFCQIQERRERRRLDREETDRYEAKLEADMKNHDPWGRGGGGAPLRDSRGNLITDLHQMHKHNEEAYINPETWQKSARATNAVPREDTRPPSTHRVSGFAQAPSFARGSIFGNLPTPQQLHEQEKYKAYLKQQIEEKRRKEAEERECQRLQEEKEEKRLAEQRERIQREYEEEQDRKKRKEMEQKAKNDELIRLAEERKKEVERTKKEAEEKENSALRKQYEKERWARLQEVPREPSPPIPTLQKRHQAPQYSPRPPSMDSHRITTVPLSERSLSGLQSPPVPARRNQLRAAEDQRGVISELSELRRQLRSEQKRLEGQLLQSEWEELDSPMSDRHRDREQPQVDVFDMARLRLQVPVRRPSSRNTEPNNLHRIHDSLQFRYRDVDSREVEGHGYCEHPSDRDGQSVDIQRQADYREALRRINNSLRRKPAADYFHLSPPQQQNHYLRNAVGDHMRGSLLESDSAFIDPMGEAFPVSPPPVQKPQLSARERRRLAKRADLHNERGSSREPVGHLENYSRQSEASLNTQQHGRERNHHRTKRLLAVSRHGLRRADLSGDEDMSSQVSPRTPHTQGSVDTVATEPWMRPGTSETLKRLMTGQTPYRERLASRESTVQDWEGPSTYHG